A part of Sulfurifustis variabilis genomic DNA contains:
- the glnA gene encoding type I glutamate--ammonia ligase, with translation MKTSEVMDFIKDRQVEVVDLKFGDFPGTWQHFTIPVSQVNSELFDEGLGFDGSSIRGWQAIHASDMMVVPDPETAMLDPFSEKTTLSLICSIVDPITREKYSRDPRYIAQKAESYLKSTGIADTAYFGPEAEFFIFDGVRFDQNAHEGYYYIESEEGIWTSGKGDGPNLGHKPRHKEGYFPVPPTDSLQDIRNEMIVEMERAGIVVEKQHHEVATAGQAEIDLRFDSLTRMADKMMLYKYIVKNVALRYGQTATFMPKPMFGDNGSGMHTHQSLWKDGQPLFAGNKYAGLSDACLHYIGGILKHAPALCAFVAPTTNSYKRLVPGYEAPVNLAYSSRNRSAAVRIPMYSPSPKAKRIEVRFPDPSCNPYLGFAAMLMAGLDGVQHKIHPGDPLDKNIYELPPEELKNVPSAPYSLDAALDALEADQDFLRQGDVFTQDVIDTWLEYKRSRECDQVRLRPHPYEFMLYYDV, from the coding sequence ATGAAAACCAGCGAGGTAATGGATTTCATCAAGGACCGGCAGGTCGAGGTCGTCGACCTCAAGTTCGGCGACTTCCCCGGCACGTGGCAGCACTTCACCATCCCCGTGAGCCAGGTGAACAGCGAGCTCTTCGACGAAGGACTCGGGTTCGACGGCTCGAGCATCCGCGGCTGGCAGGCGATCCACGCGAGCGACATGATGGTCGTTCCCGACCCCGAGACCGCGATGCTCGATCCCTTCAGCGAAAAGACGACGCTCTCGCTCATCTGCTCGATCGTCGACCCGATCACGCGCGAGAAGTACTCGCGCGATCCCCGTTACATCGCCCAGAAGGCCGAGAGCTACTTGAAGAGCACCGGCATCGCCGACACCGCGTACTTCGGCCCCGAGGCGGAGTTCTTCATCTTCGACGGGGTGCGCTTCGACCAGAACGCGCACGAAGGCTACTACTACATCGAGTCGGAGGAAGGCATCTGGACCTCGGGCAAGGGCGACGGCCCGAACCTAGGGCACAAGCCGCGCCACAAGGAAGGCTACTTCCCCGTGCCCCCGACCGATTCGCTGCAGGACATCCGCAACGAGATGATCGTCGAGATGGAGCGCGCCGGCATCGTCGTCGAGAAGCAGCACCACGAGGTCGCGACCGCGGGCCAGGCGGAGATCGACCTGCGCTTCGACTCGCTCACCCGCATGGCCGACAAGATGATGCTCTACAAGTACATCGTGAAGAACGTCGCCCTGCGCTACGGCCAGACGGCGACCTTCATGCCCAAGCCCATGTTCGGGGACAACGGCAGCGGCATGCACACGCACCAGAGCCTATGGAAGGACGGCCAGCCGCTCTTCGCCGGGAACAAGTACGCCGGCCTCTCGGACGCCTGCCTCCACTATATCGGCGGGATTCTCAAGCACGCGCCGGCGCTCTGCGCCTTCGTCGCGCCGACGACCAACTCCTACAAGCGGCTCGTCCCGGGCTACGAGGCCCCGGTCAACCTCGCCTACTCCTCGCGCAACCGCTCCGCCGCCGTGCGCATACCGATGTATTCGCCGAGCCCGAAGGCCAAGCGTATCGAGGTCCGCTTCCCGGACCCCTCGTGCAACCCTTACCTCGGTTTCGCCGCGATGCTCATGGCCGGCCTGGACGGCGTCCAGCACAAGATTCACCCGGGGGACCCGCTCGACAAGAACATCTACGAGCTGCCCCCCGAGGAGCTGAAAAACGTCCCGAGCGCGCCCTATTCCCTCGACGCCGCGCTCGACGCGCTCGAAGCGGACCAGGACTTCCTGCGGCAGGGGGACGTGTTCACCCAGGACGTGATCGATACCTGGCTCGAGTACAAGCGCTCGCGCGAGTGCGACCAGGTACGGCTGCGGCCGCACCCGTACGAGTTCATGCTCTATTACGACGTGTGA
- a CDS encoding mechanosensitive ion channel family protein, translated as MNNYADWTSTLRDAFLGLGQQVIDYLPNLLAAIGLLIAGGLLAKLLRAAAVRLSRMLEQMMLRLSRRPPPVRPGRTPAWGRLLGSIVFWAVVLFFLALATHVLGLEAFSSWLNRVVVYLPTLLVGVLIILAGILVSALTRDLVIATAPLEESHRVLLGRVVQVVILVTAIVIGADQIGINVTFLVILAAVVLSTLLGGLALAVSLGARTFVANLVAAQSLRNSYQIGQTIRIATYEGRILELTPTAVIIETAEGRVSLPAKFFNEQPAVLLMGRDA; from the coding sequence ATGAACAACTACGCTGACTGGACGAGCACCCTGCGCGACGCGTTCCTCGGGCTCGGCCAGCAGGTCATCGATTACCTGCCGAACCTCCTCGCCGCCATCGGGTTGCTCATCGCCGGCGGGCTGCTGGCGAAGCTCCTTCGGGCCGCGGCGGTGCGGCTGTCGCGCATGCTCGAGCAGATGATGCTGCGGCTCTCGCGCCGGCCGCCGCCGGTGCGGCCCGGGCGAACGCCCGCATGGGGACGCCTGCTCGGCAGCATCGTCTTCTGGGCCGTGGTGCTCTTCTTCCTCGCGCTCGCGACGCATGTCCTCGGTCTCGAGGCGTTCTCCTCGTGGCTCAACCGGGTCGTCGTCTACCTGCCCACGCTCCTCGTCGGCGTGCTCATCATCCTCGCCGGCATCCTGGTCTCGGCCCTGACGCGCGACCTCGTCATCGCCACGGCGCCGCTCGAGGAGAGCCACCGCGTGCTCCTCGGCCGCGTCGTGCAGGTCGTCATTCTCGTCACGGCGATCGTCATCGGCGCCGACCAGATCGGCATCAACGTCACGTTCCTCGTGATCCTCGCGGCGGTGGTGCTGAGCACCCTGCTCGGGGGATTGGCGCTCGCCGTGAGCCTGGGCGCGCGGACCTTCGTCGCGAACCTGGTCGCCGCGCAGTCGCTGCGCAACAGCTACCAGATCGGGCAGACGATCCGCATCGCGACCTACGAGGGCCGCATCCTCGAGCTCACCCCGACCGCCGTGATCATCGAAACCGCCGAAGGACGCGTCTCGCTCCCGGCGAAGTTCTTCAACGAGCAGCCGGCTGTGCTGCTGATGGGCCGCGATGCGTAA
- a CDS encoding magnesium transporter has protein sequence MTASAAPAVAALNRRFLTDHPREAAASLEAMPSRAAAEVLAGQPVNVVVAVWSHLVTDVADNLYAELPDNLARTLLAELEPAAATGLLNRLDAEERARRLARLDPRVAAELRALLEYPPDSAGRLMNPHVVPFRMEMTAREALNRLRTSKPRAVTGLFLVDDDGRLAGRVEIHDLALADPRQKLLAIARAVPAAVPDTAPREEVVERLEQFKLPELPVVDFAGRLIGIIHQSTLVTALHEEASLDIQTMVGASRDERALSGVTFAVSRRLPWLHINLVTAFLAASVVALFESTIAQFTALAVLMPVVAGEAGNAGQQALAVTMRGLALREIGVRHWPRVALKEINVALLNGAAIAVTTGIGVYLWSRSLGLALVIMIAMVSSLAAAGFAGALIPITLTRFGQDPAQASSILLTTVTDVIGFLSFLGTATALSMLL, from the coding sequence GTGACCGCGAGCGCCGCACCCGCCGTCGCGGCGCTGAACCGGCGTTTCCTGACCGATCATCCGCGCGAGGCGGCCGCGAGCCTGGAGGCCATGCCCTCGCGCGCGGCCGCGGAGGTGCTCGCGGGTCAGCCGGTGAACGTCGTGGTGGCCGTCTGGAGTCACCTCGTGACCGACGTCGCGGACAACCTCTACGCCGAGCTGCCCGACAACCTCGCGCGCACGCTCCTCGCGGAGCTGGAGCCGGCGGCGGCGACGGGCCTCCTGAACCGCCTCGACGCCGAGGAGCGCGCCCGCCGGCTCGCCCGGCTCGATCCCCGCGTCGCCGCGGAGCTGCGCGCGCTCCTCGAGTATCCGCCCGACAGCGCGGGCCGGCTGATGAACCCGCACGTCGTCCCGTTCCGCATGGAGATGACGGCGCGCGAGGCGCTGAACCGGTTGCGCACCTCGAAGCCGAGGGCGGTGACCGGGCTGTTCCTCGTGGACGACGACGGACGCCTCGCCGGCCGGGTCGAGATCCACGACCTCGCGCTCGCCGACCCGCGCCAGAAGCTCCTCGCGATCGCGCGTGCGGTCCCCGCGGCCGTGCCGGATACGGCGCCGCGGGAGGAAGTGGTCGAGCGGCTCGAGCAGTTCAAGCTCCCGGAGCTCCCCGTGGTCGACTTCGCCGGCCGGCTGATCGGCATCATCCATCAGTCGACCCTGGTGACCGCGCTGCACGAGGAGGCGAGCCTCGACATCCAGACGATGGTGGGAGCGAGCCGCGACGAGCGCGCGCTTTCCGGCGTGACCTTCGCCGTCTCGCGCCGGCTCCCCTGGCTGCACATCAACCTCGTGACCGCGTTTCTCGCGGCCTCCGTCGTCGCGCTCTTCGAGAGCACCATCGCGCAGTTCACGGCGCTCGCGGTACTCATGCCGGTGGTCGCGGGGGAGGCGGGCAACGCCGGTCAGCAGGCGCTCGCGGTCACGATGCGCGGGCTCGCGCTGCGGGAGATCGGCGTGCGCCACTGGCCCCGCGTGGCGCTCAAGGAGATCAACGTCGCGCTCCTGAACGGCGCCGCGATCGCGGTCACGACGGGGATCGGCGTCTACCTCTGGAGCCGCTCGCTCGGCCTCGCGCTGGTGATCATGATCGCCATGGTGTCGTCGCTCGCCGCCGCCGGCTTTGCCGGCGCCCTGATCCCGATCACGCTGACGCGCTTCGGACAGGACCCGGCGCAGGCCTCCTCCATCCTGCTCACGACCGTCACCGACGTCATCGGTTTCCTCTCCTTCCTCGGCACGGCGACGGCGCTCTCGATGCTGCTGTGA
- a CDS encoding phosphoribosyltransferase, protein MLSLPNPAVRDLPSLRNRLRVFRDRRHAGEALAGLLAAYRGSDATVLAIPAGGVPVGAELAARLDLPLDVAVVSKITLPWNAEAGYGAVAFDGTVLLNDRLIAALGLSDEAIALGVAATREKVSRRLQQFGGPCSVPAGRAIILVDDGLASGFTLRAAIAALRRRAPASLAVALPTAHGESVETLVPELDALYCANVRTGRSFAVADAYRQWCDVSEAEAIELLRAARARAAEAG, encoded by the coding sequence ATGCTCTCGCTGCCGAACCCCGCCGTCCGCGATCTCCCCTCCCTGCGCAATCGCCTGCGCGTGTTCCGGGACCGCCGGCACGCGGGCGAAGCGCTCGCCGGCCTGCTCGCCGCATACCGGGGGTCGGACGCGACGGTGCTGGCGATCCCCGCGGGCGGCGTGCCCGTCGGCGCCGAGCTGGCTGCCCGTCTGGACCTGCCGCTCGACGTCGCCGTCGTCAGCAAGATCACCCTGCCCTGGAACGCGGAAGCCGGTTACGGCGCCGTGGCCTTCGACGGCACGGTCCTGCTGAACGACCGGCTGATCGCCGCCCTCGGGCTGAGCGACGAGGCGATCGCGCTCGGCGTCGCCGCCACGCGCGAAAAAGTGTCGCGTCGCCTGCAGCAGTTCGGCGGCCCCTGTTCCGTGCCGGCCGGCCGCGCGATCATTCTGGTCGATGACGGGCTCGCCTCCGGATTCACCCTGCGCGCCGCGATCGCCGCGCTGCGACGACGTGCGCCGGCGTCCCTCGCCGTCGCGCTCCCGACCGCGCACGGCGAAAGCGTCGAGACGCTCGTCCCTGAACTCGACGCGCTGTACTGCGCGAACGTGCGCACCGGTCGCTCGTTCGCGGTCGCCGACGCGTACCGGCAGTGGTGCGACGTGAGCGAGGCCGAGGCGATAGAGCTGCTTCGTGCCGCCCGCGCGCGGGCCGCGGAGGCCGGGTGA
- a CDS encoding phosphoribosyltransferase, whose amino-acid sequence MRFRDRAEAGRRLAAALAGHVEGPGVVYPLPRGGVVLGAEIAAALRLPLDLIIPRKIGHPYSPEYGIAAVVESGEIVRNEAEVARVDASWFEQAVARERAEARRRRLLYLRGRAPVPVEGKTAILVDDGIATGLTMEAAIREAKRLRPARTIVAVPVAPPDTARRIGREVDAFVALEIPEFYLGAVGAYYDDFPQLTDDEVIGLLDRLQSSSEN is encoded by the coding sequence ATGCGATTCAGGGACCGTGCGGAGGCGGGCCGCAGGCTCGCAGCGGCCCTGGCCGGGCATGTCGAGGGACCCGGCGTCGTGTACCCGCTTCCCCGGGGCGGAGTCGTCCTGGGCGCCGAGATCGCTGCGGCGCTGCGGCTGCCCCTCGACCTGATCATTCCCCGCAAGATCGGGCATCCCTACAGCCCAGAGTACGGCATCGCGGCCGTGGTCGAGAGCGGCGAGATCGTGCGGAACGAGGCCGAGGTGGCGCGCGTCGACGCGTCGTGGTTCGAGCAGGCGGTCGCGCGCGAGCGCGCCGAGGCGCGCCGGCGGCGCCTGCTCTACCTGCGCGGTCGCGCGCCCGTGCCGGTCGAAGGAAAGACGGCCATCCTGGTCGACGACGGAATCGCGACCGGCCTGACCATGGAGGCGGCGATACGCGAGGCCAAGCGGCTGCGGCCGGCGCGCACGATCGTCGCGGTGCCGGTCGCCCCGCCGGACACGGCGAGGCGCATCGGCCGGGAAGTGGACGCCTTCGTGGCGCTCGAGATCCCCGAGTTCTACCTCGGGGCGGTCGGCGCCTACTACGACGATTTCCCGCAGCTCACCGACGACGAGGTGATCGGGCTGCTCGATCGCCTGCAGTCGTCGTCGGAGAACTGA
- the amrB gene encoding AmmeMemoRadiSam system protein B, protein MGAVRKPAVAGLFYPAARPALKALVDELLAGANAEGGAPKAIIAPHAGYVYSGPIAASAYARLLPARALVERVVLIGPAHRVPFRGLAAANASHFETPLGPIAVDANALAALADLPQVVRLDAPHAEEHSLEVHLPFLQAVFGEFLLVPLVVGEAGAVEVGEVLERLWGGPETVIVVSSDLSHYYDYETAVELDRATSVAIEALRYEDLDWESACGRVPVSGLLHVARKRGLVARTVDLRNSGDTAGTRDRVVGYGAYVFE, encoded by the coding sequence ATGGGCGCCGTACGCAAGCCCGCCGTCGCCGGTCTCTTCTATCCCGCCGCTCGCCCTGCCCTCAAGGCGCTGGTCGATGAACTCCTCGCAGGGGCGAACGCCGAAGGCGGCGCCCCGAAGGCCATCATCGCGCCGCACGCGGGCTACGTGTACTCCGGGCCGATCGCGGCCTCGGCCTATGCCCGCCTTCTGCCCGCACGCGCGCTCGTCGAGCGCGTCGTGCTGATCGGGCCCGCGCACCGGGTGCCGTTCCGGGGACTGGCGGCCGCGAACGCGTCCCATTTCGAGACGCCCCTCGGTCCGATCGCGGTCGACGCGAATGCGCTCGCCGCGCTCGCCGATCTTCCGCAGGTGGTGCGGCTCGATGCTCCGCACGCGGAAGAGCACAGCCTCGAGGTGCACCTGCCGTTCCTGCAGGCCGTGTTCGGCGAATTCCTGCTGGTTCCCCTCGTGGTCGGCGAGGCGGGCGCCGTCGAGGTCGGCGAGGTGCTCGAGCGGCTCTGGGGTGGGCCGGAGACCGTCATCGTCGTCAGCTCGGACCTCAGCCATTACTACGACTACGAGACGGCGGTCGAGCTCGACCGCGCGACGTCGGTCGCCATCGAGGCGCTGCGCTACGAAGATCTCGACTGGGAGTCCGCCTGCGGCCGGGTGCCGGTGAGCGGGCTGCTGCACGTCGCCCGCAAGCGGGGTCTCGTCGCGCGCACCGTGGACCTGCGCAACTCGGGAGACACGGCCGGGACGCGCGATCGGGTGGTGGGTTATGGCGCGTACGTTTTCGAATGA
- a CDS encoding ribose-phosphate diphosphokinase translates to MNQSASPSTREPQLFALEASRAFGEAVAHALGVALARHEERRFEDGEHKVRPLESVRERDVYVVHSLYADAAASGNDKLIRLLFFLGALRDAGAARVTAVLPYLAYMRKDAKTQPRDPVTTRYVAALFEAVHVDRVVALDVHNLAAFQNAFRIRTEHLEAAPLFARHFIAALPADAPLVVVSPDIGGMKRAERFRQLLGARLGRELGLAFMEKARAKGVMTGGRLAGEVGGAIALVIDDMISTGGTLAHAARVCRERGATAVYAIATHGLFTGAANETLAAPEIDRVVVTDSVPPFRVTGAALRGKLDVIPLAGYLAEAIARLHAGGSLVALATP, encoded by the coding sequence ATGAATCAGTCCGCATCCCCTTCGACCCGCGAGCCGCAGCTCTTTGCCCTCGAGGCGTCCCGCGCGTTCGGGGAAGCGGTTGCGCACGCGCTGGGCGTCGCGCTCGCGCGCCACGAGGAACGTCGCTTCGAGGACGGCGAGCACAAGGTGCGCCCGCTCGAGAGCGTGCGCGAGCGCGACGTCTACGTCGTGCACTCGCTCTACGCCGACGCCGCCGCGAGCGGTAACGACAAGCTCATCCGGCTGCTCTTCTTTCTCGGCGCGCTGCGCGATGCCGGCGCGGCGCGCGTCACCGCGGTCCTCCCGTACCTCGCCTACATGCGCAAGGACGCGAAGACCCAGCCCCGCGATCCCGTGACCACGCGCTACGTGGCGGCGCTGTTCGAGGCGGTGCACGTGGATCGCGTGGTCGCGCTCGACGTGCACAACCTCGCCGCGTTCCAGAACGCGTTCCGGATCCGGACCGAGCACCTCGAGGCCGCGCCGCTCTTCGCGCGGCACTTCATCGCGGCGCTGCCGGCCGACGCGCCGCTCGTCGTGGTGTCGCCCGATATCGGCGGGATGAAGCGCGCGGAGCGCTTTCGTCAGCTCCTGGGTGCGCGTCTCGGACGCGAGCTCGGGCTCGCGTTCATGGAGAAGGCGCGCGCGAAGGGCGTCATGACCGGAGGTCGTCTTGCGGGAGAAGTCGGCGGCGCGATCGCGCTCGTGATCGACGACATGATCAGCACCGGCGGCACGCTTGCGCACGCGGCCAGGGTCTGCCGGGAGCGCGGCGCGACGGCCGTGTACGCGATCGCCACCCACGGCCTCTTCACGGGAGCGGCGAACGAGACGCTCGCCGCGCCGGAGATCGATCGGGTCGTCGTCACCGACAGCGTGCCGCCGTTCCGCGTCACCGGCGCCGCGCTGCGCGGCAAGCTCGACGTGATCCCGCTCGCCGGGTACCTCGCGGAGGCGATCGCGCGGCTGCACGCGGGCGGATCGCTGGTCGCCCTCGCTACCCCATAG
- a CDS encoding dienelactone hydrolase family protein, with protein MPEEREVEIPLDGERHGGSLGIPSRAQGLVLFAHGSGSSRFSPRNAFVASELRRHGVATLLFDLLTEREDRNYSTRFDIDLLTRRLVEAAAWTARQPEIGRLSLGLFGASTGAAAALKAAAVDERIRAVVSRGGRPDLAGEALPRVRAATLLVVGGEDDVVIELNRDAYARLQCTKEIRIVPGATHLFEEPGTLEEVARLAAHWFHRHLTPTPAAP; from the coding sequence ATGCCCGAGGAACGCGAGGTGGAGATCCCGCTCGACGGCGAGCGCCACGGCGGATCGCTCGGCATTCCGTCCCGTGCGCAGGGACTCGTGCTCTTCGCCCACGGCAGCGGCAGCAGCCGCTTCAGCCCGCGCAACGCGTTCGTGGCGAGCGAGCTGCGGCGACACGGGGTGGCGACCCTGCTCTTCGATCTGCTGACGGAACGCGAGGACCGGAACTACAGCACGCGCTTCGACATCGATCTGCTCACCCGCCGTCTCGTCGAGGCCGCCGCCTGGACGGCGAGGCAACCGGAGATCGGGCGTCTTTCGCTGGGGCTGTTCGGCGCGAGCACCGGCGCCGCGGCGGCCCTGAAGGCCGCGGCGGTCGACGAGCGGATTCGTGCGGTCGTGTCGCGCGGCGGGCGGCCGGACCTGGCCGGCGAAGCGCTCCCGCGCGTGCGCGCGGCGACGCTTCTCGTGGTCGGCGGGGAGGACGATGTCGTCATCGAGCTGAACCGCGACGCCTACGCGCGCCTGCAGTGCACCAAGGAGATCCGGATCGTCCCGGGCGCAACGCACCTGTTCGAGGAGCCCGGCACGCTCGAGGAGGTCGCGCGCCTCGCCGCCCACTGGTTCCATCGCCATCTGACGCCGACCCCGGCCGCGCCATGA
- a CDS encoding VOC family protein, giving the protein MIDYLGIAHASVLVADTARALAFYRDVLGMRVDPGRPDLGYPGAWLWVGGQQIHLIELPNPDPVTGRPVHAGRDRHTAIHVGSLEPLKAALDRAEVAYTASRSGRRALFCRDPDGNGLEFIEGT; this is encoded by the coding sequence ATGATCGACTACCTCGGGATCGCCCACGCGAGCGTTCTGGTCGCCGATACCGCCCGGGCGCTCGCCTTTTACCGTGACGTGCTGGGCATGCGGGTGGACCCGGGACGGCCGGACCTGGGCTACCCGGGCGCCTGGCTTTGGGTCGGCGGGCAGCAGATCCACCTGATCGAGTTGCCGAACCCGGACCCCGTGACCGGCCGGCCGGTCCACGCCGGGCGGGACCGGCACACGGCGATCCACGTCGGTTCGCTCGAACCGCTGAAGGCCGCGCTCGACCGCGCGGAAGTCGCTTACACGGCGAGCCGGTCGGGGCGGCGGGCACTCTTCTGCCGGGATCCGGACGGCAACGGGCTGGAGTTTATCGAAGGAACGTGA
- the amrA gene encoding AmmeMemoRadiSam system protein A — protein MARTFSNEEASLNPGERARLADLARTSIRKGLCGERLAVRPEEHGPGLCAVRASFVTIEVEERLRGCIGTLEAHRPLVVDVVENAYSAAYHDPRFPALTWPEFERLSLHISILSVPEPLAFESEEDLLRQLRPGVDGLILAEGHRHGTFLPAVWHALPDPREFLRHLKHKAGLPPEYWSASIRVARYTAESIR, from the coding sequence ATGGCGCGTACGTTTTCGAATGAGGAAGCCTCGCTGAATCCGGGCGAGCGCGCGCGGCTGGCCGATCTCGCCCGCACGTCGATCCGGAAGGGCTTGTGCGGCGAGCGTCTGGCCGTCCGCCCCGAGGAGCACGGACCGGGGCTGTGCGCGGTCCGCGCGAGCTTCGTGACGATCGAGGTGGAGGAGCGGCTGCGCGGGTGCATCGGCACGCTCGAGGCCCATCGTCCGCTGGTCGTCGATGTCGTGGAGAACGCGTACTCGGCGGCGTACCACGATCCGCGCTTTCCCGCGCTCACCTGGCCCGAGTTCGAGCGCCTGAGCCTGCACATCTCCATTCTGAGCGTGCCCGAGCCGCTCGCCTTCGAATCCGAGGAGGACCTGCTCCGGCAACTCCGCCCGGGCGTCGACGGCCTGATCCTCGCGGAGGGGCATCGGCACGGCACCTTTCTGCCGGCGGTGTGGCATGCGCTGCCCGATCCGCGCGAGTTCCTGCGCCATCTCAAGCACAAGGCGGGGCTGCCGCCCGAGTACTGGTCGGCGTCGATTCGCGTGGCGCGTTACACCGCGGAGTCGATCCGATAG
- the amrS gene encoding AmmeMemoRadiSam system radical SAM enzyme, translating into MAEEKFEDAVPTTYWHRLPDGRVQCDVCPRYCRLHRGQRGLCFVRANQDDRIVLTTYGRSSGFCVDPIEKKPLNHFLPGTPVLSFGTAGCNLACKFCQNWDISKSREWDTLADAASPETIARAAKSLGCRSVAYTYNDPVIFMEYAIDVARACREHGIRSVAVTAGYMAPEPRREFYRYMDAANVDLKGFTEDFYFKLCGAHLKDVLETLVYLKHETNVWFEITTLLIPGQNDSDAELDAMTKWGVANLGPDVPWHFTAFHPDWKMRDIPPTPASTLTRAREIARRNGVRYAYTGNVHDEAGGSTYCHACGEKLVGRDWYVITEWNLDAEGRCARCGTACAGVFETAPGEWGAKRLPVRLKNFAAA; encoded by the coding sequence ATGGCCGAGGAAAAGTTCGAGGACGCCGTCCCCACGACGTACTGGCACCGGCTCCCGGACGGGCGGGTGCAGTGCGACGTCTGCCCGCGGTACTGCAGGCTCCACCGCGGTCAGCGGGGGCTGTGCTTCGTGCGCGCGAACCAGGACGACCGGATCGTGCTCACGACCTACGGGCGTTCGAGCGGCTTCTGCGTCGATCCCATAGAGAAGAAGCCGCTCAACCACTTCCTCCCCGGCACTCCGGTGCTGTCGTTCGGCACCGCCGGTTGCAACCTCGCCTGCAAGTTCTGCCAGAACTGGGACATCAGCAAATCGCGCGAATGGGACACGCTCGCCGACGCCGCATCGCCCGAAACGATCGCCCGGGCGGCCAAGTCGCTCGGCTGCCGCAGCGTCGCTTACACGTATAACGACCCTGTGATCTTCATGGAATATGCGATCGACGTCGCGCGGGCGTGCCGCGAGCACGGCATCAGGTCGGTGGCGGTCACGGCCGGCTACATGGCCCCCGAACCGCGCCGGGAGTTCTACCGCTACATGGACGCCGCGAACGTGGACCTGAAGGGCTTCACCGAGGATTTCTACTTCAAGCTTTGCGGCGCCCATCTCAAGGACGTGCTCGAGACGCTCGTCTACCTGAAGCACGAGACGAACGTCTGGTTCGAGATCACGACGCTCCTGATCCCCGGACAGAACGATTCCGATGCCGAGCTGGACGCGATGACGAAATGGGGCGTCGCGAACCTCGGCCCCGACGTTCCGTGGCATTTCACCGCCTTCCATCCCGACTGGAAAATGCGCGACATCCCGCCCACGCCGGCGTCCACCCTGACGCGCGCCCGGGAAATCGCCCGGCGGAACGGCGTCCGATACGCCTATACGGGCAATGTCCACGACGAAGCCGGCGGGAGCACCTACTGCCATGCCTGCGGGGAAAAACTGGTCGGCCGCGACTGGTACGTCATCACCGAATGGAACCTCGATGCCGAAGGCCGGTGCGCACGGTGCGGAACGGCGTGCGCCGGCGTGTTCGAAACCGCGCCGGGAGAATGGGGTGCAAAGCGCCTGCCCGTGCGCCTCAAGAACTTCGCGGCCGCCTGA
- a CDS encoding magnesium transporter MgtE N-terminal domain-containing protein, with amino-acid sequence MRNGKVHEITRAFLEAHPEEAARALEHVAAPSCAALLNAVPLKLATEVLRHMLPAHAARCLEYLKPQAVSGLLRALTPQTGAGLLRYLPEEARAAVLGELPPGAALGLRLLLSYPDDAVGAWTDTRVPAFAPDATTREAVERVRRSRHEAANYIYVVDADHRFRGVVGLPAALRASNRAALGELMQPAEPVSARAPLSAARAHEGWRQLHSLPVVDHEGRFVGALHYAALDQALAGRPRPEPIELATETLSGLVNAYWLGLAGLVRAAVPLITGRRGTP; translated from the coding sequence ATGCGTAACGGCAAGGTCCACGAGATCACGCGCGCGTTCCTCGAGGCGCACCCCGAGGAGGCGGCGCGCGCCCTCGAGCACGTCGCCGCGCCGAGCTGCGCGGCGCTGCTGAACGCCGTGCCCCTCAAGCTCGCCACGGAAGTGCTGCGCCACATGCTGCCCGCGCACGCGGCGCGCTGCCTCGAGTACCTGAAACCCCAGGCCGTCTCCGGGCTGCTCCGCGCGCTCACCCCGCAGACCGGCGCCGGGCTTCTGCGCTACCTGCCGGAGGAGGCGCGCGCCGCCGTCCTCGGCGAGCTGCCCCCGGGCGCCGCGCTCGGGCTCCGGCTGCTGCTCAGCTATCCCGACGACGCCGTGGGCGCCTGGACCGACACGCGCGTGCCCGCGTTCGCGCCCGACGCGACGACCCGGGAAGCGGTGGAGCGGGTCCGCCGCTCGCGCCACGAGGCGGCGAACTACATCTACGTCGTCGATGCCGACCACCGCTTTCGCGGCGTGGTCGGGCTGCCGGCCGCCCTGCGGGCGTCGAACCGCGCGGCGCTCGGCGAGCTGATGCAGCCGGCCGAACCCGTGTCGGCGCGCGCGCCGCTCTCGGCCGCGCGCGCGCACGAGGGCTGGCGCCAGCTGCACTCGCTGCCCGTCGTCGATCACGAAGGGCGGTTCGTGGGCGCGCTCCATTACGCGGCGCTCGACCAGGCACTCGCCGGGCGGCCGCGCCCGGAGCCGATCGAGCTCGCGACCGAAACGCTGTCGGGGCTCGTCAACGCCTACTGGCTCGGGCTCGCCGGGCTGGTGCGCGCGGCGGTGCCCCTCATCACGGGCCGGCGGGGCACGCCGTGA